In Anseongella ginsenosidimutans, one genomic interval encodes:
- a CDS encoding sulfatase: MKLLVLSGVFVLLAFTSCGQEQPPARPNVLFIAVDDLRVQLGCYGDPVAVTPNINRLAAKGMVFNRAYCQQAVCNPSRASLMTGRRPNTTRVWNLSTHFREALPQVVTLPQYFKQNGYHTRAIGKIYHDPAWAKDSVSWSAPEILAVTGTKGKYTLDSNLNKKGSWKAGATERANVEDEAYIDGKVSQAAVELLSEIKDEPFFLAVGFRRPHLPFSAPEPYWELYDPAALPLPKFRQAPANAPELALHHSDELRGYRDIPDEGPLPEEKVRELIHGYYAATSYIDAQIGNVIRELERLGLRENTIIVLWSDHGFHLGEHGLWSKTTNFELDTRVPLIISAPGQEATGVRSDALVELVDLYPTLAELAGLTLPAGLEGTSMKPLLADPDQPWKTAAFSQFPRPWRYKKQPAIMGYSLRTADYRYTEWQDFETGEVEARELYDHRKDPLETENIAGKNEQAKNIELLSQMLKEGWQGPYPK; encoded by the coding sequence ATGAAACTACTTGTACTAAGCGGAGTATTTGTTTTACTGGCATTTACATCCTGCGGACAGGAGCAACCGCCCGCCCGCCCGAATGTCTTATTTATTGCCGTTGACGATCTGCGCGTGCAGCTTGGCTGTTACGGCGACCCTGTTGCGGTAACCCCGAATATAAACCGGCTTGCCGCTAAAGGGATGGTGTTTAACCGGGCCTATTGCCAGCAGGCAGTCTGTAATCCGTCAAGGGCTTCCTTAATGACCGGAAGGCGTCCGAATACCACCAGGGTGTGGAACCTCAGCACACATTTCCGCGAAGCGCTTCCGCAGGTAGTTACCCTGCCGCAGTACTTTAAGCAGAATGGGTACCATACCCGCGCGATAGGAAAGATCTATCATGACCCTGCCTGGGCGAAAGACTCCGTCTCCTGGTCGGCGCCGGAAATTCTGGCGGTGACCGGAACAAAAGGAAAATATACGCTGGATTCCAACCTGAATAAAAAGGGGTCCTGGAAAGCCGGTGCTACCGAGCGGGCCAATGTGGAGGACGAGGCCTATATTGATGGCAAAGTAAGCCAGGCTGCCGTTGAGCTGCTTTCGGAAATAAAGGACGAACCTTTTTTCCTGGCTGTGGGTTTCCGGAGGCCCCACCTTCCCTTTAGCGCGCCTGAACCGTACTGGGAATTATATGATCCGGCCGCCCTGCCTCTGCCGAAATTCAGGCAGGCGCCGGCAAACGCCCCTGAACTTGCCCTGCATCATTCAGACGAACTCCGGGGTTACCGGGATATCCCGGATGAAGGTCCTCTCCCCGAAGAAAAAGTACGGGAGTTAATACATGGATACTATGCCGCTACCAGCTATATCGATGCACAGATAGGGAATGTAATCCGTGAACTGGAAAGATTAGGCCTTAGGGAAAATACCATTATTGTACTATGGAGTGATCACGGATTTCATCTTGGAGAACATGGCCTTTGGAGCAAAACAACAAATTTTGAACTGGATACGCGGGTTCCCCTCATCATCTCCGCTCCCGGGCAGGAAGCGACAGGCGTCCGTTCGGACGCTTTGGTTGAACTGGTTGACCTTTATCCCACGCTGGCGGAACTGGCGGGCCTCACACTTCCGGCAGGCCTGGAAGGTACCAGTATGAAACCCTTGCTTGCCGACCCTGACCAGCCCTGGAAAACGGCAGCTTTCAGCCAGTTTCCCCGTCCCTGGAGATATAAAAAACAGCCGGCGATAATGGGCTATTCCCTCCGGACAGCGGATTATCGCTATACCGAATGGCAAGACTTTGAAACAGGCGAGGTGGAGGCGCGGGAATTATATGATCATCGTAAGGATCCGCTGGAAACGGAGAATATAGCCGGTAAGAACGAACAAGCGAAAAATATAGAACTTTTAAGCCAGATGCTGAAAGAAGGTTGGCAGGGGCCGTACCCGAAGTAA
- a CDS encoding DUF6772 family protein encodes MERTLTYDGGLAKYQPLRHIICYDDFDRGPSGWLNLMPNYTLENFGVRKSIVEKTQWGPIMLSSATFRFPGTHGSMNGTYSLKLATRPTAWKYEGPPAPGSVSHAIKRLTTHRKPGLLQFEMWYAYKPEQDRIGLSEKDIRAFGICFDMQDAKARNFVGVRYVNSVNGEMKKEWQYMQAADVSDEEWAYDTSGDWCKRGIDPIWYGKRYPDGATDGFKFVPGGRQELCYNESDDKINWLYLRLLYDTAKKQYVEFQSKDQVFDLRGKSPSDTPPYARIEGLLNPVIWVETDTDRRAFLFVDSVVISME; translated from the coding sequence ATGGAAAGAACATTAACTTATGACGGGGGATTGGCGAAATACCAGCCCCTTCGGCATATCATCTGCTATGATGATTTCGACCGCGGCCCCTCCGGCTGGCTGAACCTGATGCCAAATTATACCCTGGAGAATTTCGGCGTGCGGAAAAGTATTGTTGAAAAAACCCAGTGGGGACCCATTATGCTCAGCAGCGCTACCTTCCGGTTTCCCGGTACGCACGGATCGATGAATGGAACGTATTCCCTGAAATTGGCTACCAGGCCCACAGCGTGGAAATATGAAGGGCCTCCTGCTCCGGGAAGCGTCAGCCACGCTATCAAACGGCTTACCACTCATCGTAAACCCGGGCTGCTGCAATTTGAAATGTGGTACGCTTATAAGCCGGAGCAGGACCGGATAGGATTAAGCGAAAAAGATATCCGGGCATTTGGCATCTGTTTCGATATGCAGGACGCAAAAGCAAGGAACTTTGTGGGTGTACGCTATGTCAATTCCGTGAACGGGGAAATGAAAAAGGAATGGCAGTACATGCAAGCGGCTGATGTGAGTGATGAGGAATGGGCCTACGACACAAGCGGCGATTGGTGCAAAAGGGGAATAGACCCGATATGGTATGGTAAGCGCTATCCGGACGGCGCAACTGACGGGTTTAAGTTTGTTCCCGGAGGCAGGCAGGAGCTATGTTACAACGAAAGCGACGATAAGATCAACTGGTTATACCTGCGCTTGCTTTATGATACCGCTAAAAAACAGTATGTTGAATTCCAGTCAAAAGACCAGGTATTCGACCTGAGGGGGAAATCGCCATCCGATACACCACCTTATGCAAGGATAGAAGGCTTGCTTAACCCGGTAATATGGGTAGAGACAGATACCGATAGAAGAGCATTTCTTTTTGTAGATTCAGTGGTTATATCAATGGAATAA
- a CDS encoding sodium:solute symporter family transporter, with protein MQLLDYCVLAGYFLVIFLIGSFFSTSQKSLKDYFLGSRNIPWWAVSFSGIATVISAISYIGAVGLGFSSDFGFLQYRLAIPIAILVIVVIILPFFYNLQLYSIYEYLEKRFNLTIRLLGSGIFILFKCCYLALAIFAPAIVIEVLTGINLIWIVLITGAVTTLYTLLGGIKSVIWTDALQLVILLGGIFLVIGISVEGVDGGLSGVLDTGKEFDKFRYLRPSLSLTETYTIWNGLIGGAFLMISQFGTDQTEMQRFLTTRSLKKANIALASSLLIAALMGFLIFFEGAAIFAFYEQRGQAGIEPNQVLVKFIVEELPTGVKGFLLAGILAAAMSTISSVLNSLTTVSLSDFYNRFKKREASVSLARMVTLGFGLLATFLACFGNYFGNILETAMTVINFFGGGLVGLFLLGMLSRKATPGGAMAGFIAGFVVILPVAAFTDVAYMWYSAITAICTYVVGLLVSRLSGTKPLPGQEALVYSRHKKK; from the coding sequence ATGCAGCTTTTGGATTATTGTGTGCTGGCCGGTTATTTCCTGGTCATATTTCTGATCGGCAGTTTCTTTAGTACAAGTCAAAAGTCCCTGAAAGACTATTTCCTGGGCAGCAGGAATATCCCCTGGTGGGCGGTGTCCTTTTCAGGCATTGCTACTGTGATCAGCGCTATTTCTTACATAGGGGCTGTGGGCTTGGGCTTTAGCAGCGATTTTGGCTTCCTTCAATACAGGCTGGCCATACCAATTGCCATCCTGGTAATCGTTGTCATTATTCTCCCCTTCTTTTACAACCTGCAGCTTTATTCAATCTATGAATATCTTGAAAAGCGGTTCAATTTGACCATTCGCCTGCTCGGAAGTGGAATATTTATCCTTTTCAAATGCTGCTACCTGGCGCTTGCGATTTTTGCGCCTGCTATTGTGATTGAAGTGCTTACAGGCATCAACCTGATCTGGATCGTACTTATTACCGGGGCCGTAACCACGCTTTATACCCTGCTTGGCGGAATTAAATCCGTGATCTGGACGGACGCTCTTCAGCTGGTCATTCTGCTCGGGGGCATTTTTCTGGTGATTGGGATCAGCGTTGAAGGGGTGGACGGCGGGCTTTCAGGCGTCCTGGACACAGGAAAGGAATTTGACAAGTTCCGTTACTTACGTCCTTCTTTGAGCCTTACGGAAACCTATACCATCTGGAACGGATTGATCGGCGGTGCATTCTTAATGATCTCCCAGTTTGGTACGGATCAAACAGAAATGCAGCGGTTCCTGACCACCCGTTCTTTGAAGAAAGCGAATATAGCCCTGGCTTCTTCCTTGCTGATAGCCGCCCTGATGGGCTTTTTGATCTTCTTTGAAGGGGCTGCTATCTTTGCGTTTTACGAGCAGCGGGGCCAGGCCGGCATCGAGCCCAACCAGGTGCTTGTAAAATTTATTGTAGAAGAACTGCCAACTGGTGTGAAGGGCTTCTTGCTGGCCGGTATTCTTGCGGCCGCGATGTCCACGATCAGCTCGGTACTGAATTCATTGACCACGGTTTCCCTGTCAGATTTCTATAATCGTTTTAAAAAGCGCGAAGCCAGTGTTTCGCTGGCCCGCATGGTGACCCTGGGCTTCGGCCTTTTGGCTACTTTCCTGGCTTGTTTTGGAAACTATTTCGGAAATATCCTTGAAACAGCCATGACGGTAATTAATTTTTTCGGCGGAGGCCTGGTTGGTTTGTTTCTCCTGGGTATGCTGAGCAGGAAAGCTACTCCGGGCGGCGCCATGGCAGGTTTTATCGCGGGTTTTGTGGTGATTTTGCCGGTAGCAGCGTTCACTGACGTGGCGTACATGTGGTACAGCGCCATTACCGCCATATGCACCTATGTGGTGGGTTTACTCGTAAGCCGGCTATCCGGCACAAAGCCCCTGCCCGGCCAGGAAGCGCTGGTTTACTCACGACATAAAAAAAAATAA
- a CDS encoding sialidase family protein, with product MHAIQGNVFRVVKYFLFIAVLLFPSQNIDAQHANLPFPVTQRQFQLPVLKNKPRNPVLRIRITADAPVLLTGLTLTAAGTSRLRDLHTVSVYYRGTDSLAGDLASGKAKLFGAVSRPGEQMEVSGKLMLEAGTHYFWVAADLDPAASLDHLISISGTSLILEGKEGKESKTLPVPPVARPVLQRVGVAVRQHGQDGTHTARIPGLVTTNKGTLLAIFDARHDSARDLQGNMDIGLHRSTDGGATWEPIRIVLDQKEWGGLPEKFNGVSDACILVDRNSDVIYIAGLWMHGVINPEGEWVEGLNEQSDVWNHQWRNKASQPGYGVKQTSQFLLVKSTDDGKTWSKPVNITRMGKKEDWWLWAPAPGRGITLKDGTLVFPTQGRDASGKGFSTVTYSKDGGETWITGSPATMAVEVSTTECAVVQLGDGSLMLNMRSGKNKGNTGDDNGRPIAVSQDMGKTWQEHPASFGALPEPTCMASLYKHTFLKGRKERSILLFSNPNSKTHRENMTIKTSFDDGNTWPVENQVLLDEWRGRGYSCLTSVDEDHIGILYESSQADLVFQRIPLSALLNQ from the coding sequence ATGCATGCAATCCAGGGGAACGTGTTCCGTGTAGTTAAATACTTTCTTTTCATAGCGGTATTGCTGTTTCCATCGCAAAATATCGATGCGCAGCACGCAAACCTTCCTTTTCCTGTGACCCAGCGGCAGTTCCAGCTTCCTGTCTTAAAGAATAAGCCGCGGAACCCTGTGCTTCGAATCCGCATTACGGCAGATGCTCCTGTATTGCTTACCGGCTTAACGTTAACGGCGGCGGGTACCAGCCGGCTTCGCGACTTACATACGGTAAGTGTCTATTACCGTGGGACTGATTCCCTTGCCGGCGATCTGGCAAGCGGGAAGGCTAAACTTTTTGGCGCCGTCTCCCGGCCGGGAGAACAAATGGAGGTCTCCGGAAAGCTAATGCTGGAAGCCGGAACGCATTATTTCTGGGTGGCAGCGGATCTGGATCCCGCGGCGAGCCTGGATCATTTAATAAGCATTTCCGGAACCAGTTTGATCCTTGAGGGAAAAGAGGGAAAAGAAAGCAAAACATTGCCGGTACCCCCGGTCGCCCGGCCGGTCCTGCAGCGTGTGGGAGTAGCTGTAAGGCAGCATGGGCAAGACGGTACTCATACCGCCCGGATCCCCGGGCTGGTCACTACGAACAAAGGCACCTTGCTGGCAATTTTTGACGCCCGCCATGACAGCGCCCGGGACCTGCAGGGAAATATGGATATAGGCCTGCACAGAAGCACCGACGGAGGAGCCACCTGGGAGCCCATCCGCATTGTGCTGGATCAAAAGGAATGGGGCGGGCTGCCGGAAAAGTTCAACGGAGTATCCGATGCGTGTATTCTTGTAGACCGGAATTCCGATGTCATTTATATTGCCGGGCTGTGGATGCACGGCGTGATCAATCCGGAAGGCGAATGGGTGGAAGGGCTGAATGAACAGAGTGATGTATGGAATCATCAATGGAGGAATAAAGCCTCCCAGCCAGGCTATGGCGTAAAACAGACCTCTCAATTCCTGCTGGTTAAAAGCACCGACGATGGAAAAACCTGGAGCAAACCTGTAAATATTACCCGCATGGGTAAAAAAGAAGACTGGTGGCTGTGGGCGCCCGCGCCCGGCCGGGGGATTACCCTGAAGGACGGCACACTTGTTTTTCCCACCCAGGGAAGAGACGCTTCGGGCAAAGGATTTTCAACGGTTACCTACAGTAAAGACGGTGGGGAAACCTGGATTACCGGCAGCCCCGCGACCATGGCGGTGGAGGTAAGTACGACCGAATGCGCCGTGGTGCAGCTTGGTGACGGATCCCTGATGCTGAATATGCGATCGGGGAAGAATAAGGGAAATACCGGCGACGATAACGGCCGCCCCATTGCCGTCAGCCAGGATATGGGCAAGACCTGGCAGGAACATCCTGCTTCTTTCGGCGCGTTGCCGGAGCCCACCTGTATGGCCAGCCTTTACAAGCATACTTTTCTTAAAGGACGTAAAGAGCGATCCATACTGCTCTTTTCGAACCCGAATTCCAAAACCCACCGTGAGAACATGACCATAAAGACAAGTTTTGATGACGGTAATACCTGGCCGGTAGAAAATCAGGTTTTACTTGACGAGTGGCGGGGAAGGGGATATTCCTGTCTGACCTCGGTGGATGAAGATCATATCGGCATCCTTTACGAGAGCAGCCAGGCCGACCTGGTATTTCAGCGAATCCCACTAAGCGCCTTATTAAATCAATGA
- a CDS encoding sulfatase, protein MNREKYEVQPPLYLILFFMLVAAGCGPKREKNNSVSENTKMNVLFIAVDDLNDWIQLLDSNAPIKTPNLERLASKGMLFTQAYCPSPSCNPSRTAVLTGKMPSSSGVYNNAADWKSALPDALTLPRYFMENGYRTEGAGKIFHHHMNGAFHDTLAFDEFRQMPWPPDAPMPGQKLNGLKWYGTSNTDWGIWPAEDSMHVDERTVGYITQKLAGTFEEPFFLAAGIFRPHMPFFAPSEYFEQYPSDKVQMPEVQENDLDDIPSGGRVLWEETRWFFDGMMKAEKQERGAWKEAVRAYQASATFADAQVGKILDALEKSAYADNTIIVLWSDHGYHLGEKRHWEKFALWEKTTHVPFIIVAPGITRPGSRCSQPVSLASIYPTLVELCGLPPKHGLDAPSLVPLLKDPGTAWKYPALMTYGKGNHAIRSGQWRYIRYADGTEELYDRESDPQEWHNIADNPAHAALKKELAQWLPAQEAAPWPDMKK, encoded by the coding sequence ATGAATAGAGAGAAATACGAGGTTCAACCGCCGTTGTATCTTATATTGTTTTTTATGCTCGTGGCCGCCGGATGCGGCCCTAAGCGGGAAAAAAACAACAGCGTTTCCGAAAACACGAAGATGAATGTGCTGTTCATTGCCGTTGACGACCTTAACGACTGGATACAGCTGCTGGACAGCAATGCACCGATTAAAACGCCTAACCTGGAGCGGCTTGCCAGCAAGGGAATGCTGTTTACGCAGGCTTATTGCCCCTCGCCTTCCTGCAATCCTTCACGGACGGCTGTTCTGACAGGAAAAATGCCTTCTTCGTCGGGCGTTTATAACAATGCCGCCGATTGGAAAAGCGCACTTCCTGATGCGCTTACCCTTCCCCGTTATTTCATGGAAAACGGCTACCGGACCGAAGGAGCCGGAAAGATATTTCACCATCACATGAACGGCGCGTTTCATGATACGCTTGCTTTCGATGAATTCCGGCAAATGCCCTGGCCTCCTGACGCGCCTATGCCCGGGCAGAAACTGAACGGGTTGAAATGGTACGGTACATCCAATACCGATTGGGGGATCTGGCCCGCGGAAGACAGCATGCATGTAGATGAACGTACGGTCGGGTACATTACACAGAAACTGGCGGGAACGTTCGAAGAGCCTTTCTTCCTTGCGGCCGGCATCTTTCGTCCTCATATGCCTTTTTTTGCTCCTTCTGAATACTTTGAACAATACCCTTCCGATAAGGTACAGATGCCTGAAGTGCAAGAAAATGACCTGGATGATATCCCCTCTGGCGGCAGGGTGTTATGGGAAGAAACACGCTGGTTCTTCGACGGGATGATGAAGGCCGAAAAGCAGGAAAGAGGCGCCTGGAAAGAAGCCGTCAGGGCCTATCAGGCTTCGGCTACTTTTGCAGATGCGCAGGTAGGAAAGATCCTTGACGCACTTGAAAAGAGTGCTTATGCAGATAATACGATTATCGTACTCTGGTCTGACCATGGTTACCATCTTGGGGAGAAACGGCACTGGGAAAAGTTTGCCTTATGGGAGAAGACCACCCACGTGCCGTTTATTATCGTTGCTCCCGGTATTACCCGGCCCGGGTCACGCTGCAGTCAACCGGTAAGCCTCGCGTCAATTTACCCGACGCTGGTGGAACTATGCGGGTTGCCGCCGAAGCATGGATTGGACGCCCCCAGCCTGGTGCCTTTGCTTAAAGATCCCGGAACAGCATGGAAATACCCCGCGCTGATGACGTACGGAAAGGGAAACCACGCGATACGCAGCGGGCAATGGCGGTATATCCGGTACGCGGACGGAACCGAGGAGCTATACGACCGTGAAAGCGATCCGCAAGAATGGCATAATATTGCAGACAACCCTGCTCATGCAGCGTTGAAGAAGGAATTAGCGCAATGGCTGCCCGCGCAGGAAGCGGCGCCCTGGCCCGATATGAAAAAATGA
- a CDS encoding FadR/GntR family transcriptional regulator produces MEHIKSTERMPNDDLRKDLKRVTTKTMADVVELHLREYLKKKSFKPGDALPKETELAEALGVSRNVVREALSRLRMLGMVESRKKRGMILANPDILGAFERVLDPLILDEVTLRNVFELRLVLEMGLADILYIRKTQKDIEELEEIVKREVNKKQKPFRVKYEIAFHGKLYEMTGNDTFLRFQSMLLPVFEYVVDEEIKTSGKAEVGKVTHHDLVEILKAGTPDEFRAGMREHLKPHFDRLK; encoded by the coding sequence TTGGAACATATTAAAAGCACCGAGAGAATGCCCAATGATGATTTGAGAAAGGATTTGAAACGCGTTACGACCAAAACAATGGCAGACGTGGTGGAACTTCATTTAAGGGAATACCTGAAAAAAAAATCATTCAAGCCCGGAGATGCATTGCCAAAGGAAACCGAACTTGCGGAAGCCTTAGGGGTTAGCCGTAATGTGGTACGGGAAGCATTGAGCAGGCTGCGGATGCTCGGAATGGTCGAATCCAGGAAAAAACGCGGGATGATCCTTGCCAATCCGGATATCCTGGGAGCCTTTGAGCGTGTCCTGGACCCCTTGATTTTGGATGAAGTAACCCTCCGGAATGTGTTTGAATTACGGTTGGTGCTGGAAATGGGACTGGCCGATATCCTTTATATACGTAAAACCCAGAAAGATATCGAAGAGCTGGAGGAGATCGTAAAAAGGGAAGTCAACAAGAAGCAAAAACCTTTCAGAGTAAAATACGAAATTGCTTTTCACGGGAAGTTGTACGAAATGACAGGAAATGATACTTTTCTCCGTTTTCAGAGCATGTTACTCCCCGTTTTTGAATACGTGGTGGACGAAGAGATCAAGACCAGCGGTAAAGCCGAGGTGGGAAAGGTCACGCATCATGACCTGGTAGAGATACTCAAGGCCGGCACGCCGGATGAGTTCCGTGCGGGAATGAGGGAACACCTGAAACCGCATTTTGACCGCTTGAAGTGA
- a CDS encoding fasciclin domain-containing protein: protein MNRQRHSHLLLLYFTLAVFMTACSKDFDEHYYPSTQLEDNIIEVLEKDGRFSAFVGMIDTLGLRETLGEAAIYTCLAPTDEQVQSFVRDAGYQTLNEVPREQLEQFVNYHFINGMYYAYDLEKRYLDANTELEQTRATIFKTRASDKIPGKSIRIFAPAFFSRQQEDYSGLFSTGGSGLMVESAQISETDRDIDANNGVIHVLAGPLPVLPRTDIALMNDPETSIYSQWMEKHVQYTLGEKDEYGWVDTTLYKGYSFGRNLADEDVRSTLLVPTDEAILSYFEPYMEEDLYNTIDSLPKKVMYSLLRSTIISDFWFKTDLVRYDPIWRPIVGHPESILDVSTAITGSVPASNSVIYKVNKVVESPEMHSVEGGVYMKFREYSQWYWMFEHTNLEEGLTDILRYQHAPKTVLLQSDELWGVPLAQDMNEDELEYRYMQCRAGILNEDVRTEEGFRRKYYPTEFGYVYYEDGKIYDYTGNSVSLVSAAPTWERGNGAIYEIDGFLTPMNKLDTTLSVYSLMRQDPELSVFVNACGRAGLGAELNLTGFFSYTILAPTNDAIVAAGLHPELLSGDELKAFVNAYIIPNRYVFSDGTFQGQLPDKNGDLVRVAGEWGSFSITGASGNTVMPSEANLQGCNGVIHKIADVL from the coding sequence ATGAATAGACAGCGACACTCGCATTTGCTTCTTCTTTATTTCACGCTGGCAGTTTTCATGACAGCATGTTCCAAAGATTTCGATGAGCATTATTATCCGTCCACCCAGCTGGAGGATAATATTATTGAAGTGCTTGAAAAGGACGGCCGTTTTTCAGCTTTCGTGGGGATGATCGATACGCTGGGGCTGCGGGAAACGCTCGGGGAAGCGGCTATTTATACCTGTCTGGCCCCAACCGACGAACAAGTGCAGTCATTTGTCCGGGATGCCGGTTATCAAACCCTGAATGAGGTGCCGCGGGAGCAGCTGGAGCAGTTTGTAAATTACCATTTCATCAATGGCATGTACTATGCCTATGACCTGGAGAAAAGATACCTGGACGCGAACACGGAGCTGGAACAAACGCGTGCCACCATTTTTAAGACAAGGGCCAGCGATAAGATTCCCGGGAAGTCTATCCGCATTTTCGCGCCCGCGTTTTTTAGCCGGCAGCAGGAAGATTACAGCGGACTGTTCTCCACGGGAGGGAGCGGACTAATGGTGGAATCGGCGCAGATATCGGAAACCGACAGGGACATCGACGCCAATAACGGGGTCATCCATGTACTGGCCGGGCCCCTTCCTGTGCTGCCGCGCACCGACATTGCCCTGATGAATGACCCGGAAACGAGCATTTACAGCCAATGGATGGAAAAACATGTACAGTATACGCTGGGCGAGAAGGATGAATACGGCTGGGTGGACACCACACTGTACAAAGGCTATTCATTCGGACGCAACCTTGCGGACGAGGACGTGCGGTCTACCTTGCTGGTGCCAACCGATGAAGCCATCCTTTCCTATTTCGAGCCGTATATGGAAGAGGATCTTTATAATACGATCGATTCGCTTCCCAAAAAAGTAATGTATTCGCTGCTGCGTTCCACCATTATCAGCGATTTCTGGTTCAAAACCGACCTTGTACGATACGATCCGATATGGCGTCCTATTGTGGGCCATCCTGAATCGATCCTGGATGTTTCAACCGCCATTACCGGTTCGGTGCCAGCCAGCAACAGCGTTATTTATAAAGTGAATAAAGTGGTAGAGTCGCCGGAAATGCACAGCGTTGAGGGCGGTGTTTACATGAAATTCAGGGAATACAGCCAGTGGTACTGGATGTTCGAGCATACCAATCTGGAAGAAGGGCTGACCGATATCCTGCGTTACCAGCATGCCCCCAAGACTGTTCTGTTGCAGTCCGACGAGCTATGGGGCGTTCCGCTGGCGCAGGATATGAACGAAGACGAACTGGAATACCGCTATATGCAATGCCGGGCCGGGATCCTCAACGAGGATGTCCGCACCGAAGAGGGATTCCGGAGGAAGTATTACCCCACCGAATTCGGTTATGTTTATTATGAAGACGGAAAGATCTATGATTATACCGGCAATTCGGTTTCGCTGGTTTCGGCCGCGCCCACCTGGGAACGCGGTAACGGGGCCATTTACGAGATCGACGGCTTCCTGACACCGATGAATAAGCTGGATACCACGCTAAGCGTGTATTCGCTGATGCGCCAGGACCCGGAGCTGTCGGTATTCGTCAACGCTTGCGGGCGGGCGGGCCTGGGTGCGGAGCTGAACCTCACCGGCTTTTTTTCCTATACGATACTGGCTCCGACCAACGATGCCATCGTGGCGGCGGGCCTGCATCCCGAACTACTCAGCGGGGATGAGTTGAAGGCTTTTGTGAACGCCTACATTATTCCTAACCGCTATGTTTTTTCTGACGGCACCTTCCAGGGCCAGCTTCCCGATAAGAACGGCGACCTGGTCCGGGTAGCCGGGGAATGGGGCAGTTTCAGTATCACCGGAGCTTCGGGAAATACGGTAATGCCCTCGGAAGCCAACCTGCAAGGCTGTAACGGGGTGATTCACAAGATTGCCGATGTCTTATAA